A region of Sesamum indicum cultivar Zhongzhi No. 13 linkage group LG7, S_indicum_v1.0, whole genome shotgun sequence DNA encodes the following proteins:
- the LOC105166166 gene encoding probable protein phosphatase 2C 55 isoform X2: MPSNYLSRLHSAIREGVWRSVSGKGGGIEDQIDVLIGQGKVLLGHCRNIHSLPSGPFTDLQVFVRPGTVVAAQANHIANRKKKFSVAGAFSRAMSIPSVSGPSFQLCGYHIDLLLSEPSQGLGINSDKSLMAVCGSRSALTDYPINLRTSRPAPLGVAAYHSFSSCYRSFDDCRKFSTSWRNKEQLNNFLVYRYFMYNVAKRKGNANPFLGFGSECLHILSSACSSAGTACDVSFDNSVREDQLSSSAHSPQLIPADRPLKLNSGSCYLPHPDKEETGGEDAHFICTGEHAIGVADGVGGWADVGVDAGKYARELMSNSVNAIQEEPKGSINPTRVLEKAYTSTKAKGSSTACIIALTDQGLHAINLGDSGFMVVRDGCTVFRSPVQQHDFNFTYQLEGGNAGDLPSSGEVFTIPVAQGDVIIAGTDGLFDNLYNSDITAVVVHAVRAGFAPQVTAQKIAALARQRAQDKNRQTPFSTAAQEAGFRYYGGKLDDITVVVSYIASDHNENLSANSSN; this comes from the exons ATGCCGTCCAATTATCTATCAAGACTTCATAGTGCAATCCGCGAAGGAGTCTGGAGATCGGTGTCTGGGAAAGGAGGTGGAATCGAAGATCAGATAGATGTTCTCATCGGCCAAGGGAAGGTGTTGCTTGGCCACTGTAGGAATATTCATTCTTTACCCTCGGGGCCGTTTACTGACTTGCAAGTATTTGTTCGCCCTGGGACTGTCGTTGCTGCTCAAGCAAATCATATAGCCAAtcgaaaaaagaaattttcagtTGCTGGAGCATTTTCTCGTGCAATGTCTATACCTTCTGTATCAGGGCCATCATTTCAACTTTGTGGGTATCACATTGATCTTCTGCTATCAGAGCCAAGCCAAGGCTTGGGCATTAATTCTGATAAGTCTCTTATGGCTGTCTGTGGATCTAGATCAGCTCTTACTGACTACCCTATCAATCTGCGGACATCTAGGCCTGCTCCACTTGGTGTCGCAGCATATCATTCTTTCAGTTCTTGCTACAGAAGCTTTGATGATTGTAGAAAATTTAGCACGAGCTGGAGAAATAAAGAACAGCTTAATAACTTCTTGGTCTACAGATATTTCATGTACAATGTTGCAAAGAGAAAGGGCAATGCCAATCCATTTCTTGGATTTGGTTCAGAGTGTCTCCATATCTTATCATCTGCATGCTCCTCTGCTGGCACTGCTTGTGATGTGTCCTTTGATAACTCTGTGAGGGAGGATCAGCTTTCGAGTTCTGCACATTCACCTCAGCT TATCCCAGCTGATAGACCTCTGAAACTAAATTCAGGATCCTGTTACCTGCCGCATCCTGACAAAGAAGAAACTGGCGGAGAGGATGCTCATTTTATTTGTACAGGTGAGCATGCTATTGGTGTAGCGGATGGTGTTGGTGGATGGGCTGATGTTGGTGTTGATGCTGGGAAGTATGCCCGAGAGCTCATGTCCAATTCGGTTAATGCCATTCAAGAAGAACCAAAGGGTTCTATTAACCCGACCAGAGTCCTAGAGAAAGCATATACTAGTACCAAAGCGAAGGGCTCATCGACTGCTTGTATAATTGCTCTCACAGATCAG GGTCTGCATGCCATTAACTTAGGGGATAGCGGGTTTATGGTTGTTAGAGATGGATGTACAGTTTTCAGATCCCCTGTTCAGCAGcatgatttcaattttacttatCAGCTGGAGGGCGGTAATGCTGGAGATTTGCCTAGTTCTGGAGAG GTGTTCACCATTCCTGTCGCTCAAGGAGATGTTATAATTGCTGGGACCGATGGGCTTTTTGACAATTTGTATAACAGTGACATTACTGCagttgtggttcatgctgtgAGAGCTGGTTTCGCGCCTCAGGTGACAGCACAGAAGATAGCAGCACTGGCACGGCAGCGAGCTCAGGACAAGAACAGGCAGACTCCTTTCTCTACCGCAGCACAAGAAGCTGGGTTCCGTTATTATGGTGGAAAACTTGATGACATCACTGTAGTAGTTTCTTATATTGCCAGTGATCACAAT GAAAACCTTTCAGCCAACAGCTCTAACTAG
- the LOC105166166 gene encoding probable protein phosphatase 2C 55 isoform X1, whose product MPSNYLSRLHSAIREGVWRSVSGKGGGIEDQIDVLIGQGKVLLGHCRNIHSLPSGPFTDLQVFVRPGTVVAAQANHIANRKKKFSVAGAFSRAMSIPSVSGPSFQLCGYHIDLLLSEPSQGLGINSDKSLMAVCGSRSALTDYPINLRTSRPAPLGVAAYHSFSSCYRSFDDCRKFSTSWRNKEQLNNFLVYRYFMYNVAKRKGNANPFLGFGSECLHILSSACSSAGTACDVSFDNSVREDQLSSSAHSPQLSIPADRPLKLNSGSCYLPHPDKEETGGEDAHFICTGEHAIGVADGVGGWADVGVDAGKYARELMSNSVNAIQEEPKGSINPTRVLEKAYTSTKAKGSSTACIIALTDQGLHAINLGDSGFMVVRDGCTVFRSPVQQHDFNFTYQLEGGNAGDLPSSGEVFTIPVAQGDVIIAGTDGLFDNLYNSDITAVVVHAVRAGFAPQVTAQKIAALARQRAQDKNRQTPFSTAAQEAGFRYYGGKLDDITVVVSYIASDHNENLSANSSN is encoded by the exons ATGCCGTCCAATTATCTATCAAGACTTCATAGTGCAATCCGCGAAGGAGTCTGGAGATCGGTGTCTGGGAAAGGAGGTGGAATCGAAGATCAGATAGATGTTCTCATCGGCCAAGGGAAGGTGTTGCTTGGCCACTGTAGGAATATTCATTCTTTACCCTCGGGGCCGTTTACTGACTTGCAAGTATTTGTTCGCCCTGGGACTGTCGTTGCTGCTCAAGCAAATCATATAGCCAAtcgaaaaaagaaattttcagtTGCTGGAGCATTTTCTCGTGCAATGTCTATACCTTCTGTATCAGGGCCATCATTTCAACTTTGTGGGTATCACATTGATCTTCTGCTATCAGAGCCAAGCCAAGGCTTGGGCATTAATTCTGATAAGTCTCTTATGGCTGTCTGTGGATCTAGATCAGCTCTTACTGACTACCCTATCAATCTGCGGACATCTAGGCCTGCTCCACTTGGTGTCGCAGCATATCATTCTTTCAGTTCTTGCTACAGAAGCTTTGATGATTGTAGAAAATTTAGCACGAGCTGGAGAAATAAAGAACAGCTTAATAACTTCTTGGTCTACAGATATTTCATGTACAATGTTGCAAAGAGAAAGGGCAATGCCAATCCATTTCTTGGATTTGGTTCAGAGTGTCTCCATATCTTATCATCTGCATGCTCCTCTGCTGGCACTGCTTGTGATGTGTCCTTTGATAACTCTGTGAGGGAGGATCAGCTTTCGAGTTCTGCACATTCACCTCAGCT GAGTATCCCAGCTGATAGACCTCTGAAACTAAATTCAGGATCCTGTTACCTGCCGCATCCTGACAAAGAAGAAACTGGCGGAGAGGATGCTCATTTTATTTGTACAGGTGAGCATGCTATTGGTGTAGCGGATGGTGTTGGTGGATGGGCTGATGTTGGTGTTGATGCTGGGAAGTATGCCCGAGAGCTCATGTCCAATTCGGTTAATGCCATTCAAGAAGAACCAAAGGGTTCTATTAACCCGACCAGAGTCCTAGAGAAAGCATATACTAGTACCAAAGCGAAGGGCTCATCGACTGCTTGTATAATTGCTCTCACAGATCAG GGTCTGCATGCCATTAACTTAGGGGATAGCGGGTTTATGGTTGTTAGAGATGGATGTACAGTTTTCAGATCCCCTGTTCAGCAGcatgatttcaattttacttatCAGCTGGAGGGCGGTAATGCTGGAGATTTGCCTAGTTCTGGAGAG GTGTTCACCATTCCTGTCGCTCAAGGAGATGTTATAATTGCTGGGACCGATGGGCTTTTTGACAATTTGTATAACAGTGACATTACTGCagttgtggttcatgctgtgAGAGCTGGTTTCGCGCCTCAGGTGACAGCACAGAAGATAGCAGCACTGGCACGGCAGCGAGCTCAGGACAAGAACAGGCAGACTCCTTTCTCTACCGCAGCACAAGAAGCTGGGTTCCGTTATTATGGTGGAAAACTTGATGACATCACTGTAGTAGTTTCTTATATTGCCAGTGATCACAAT GAAAACCTTTCAGCCAACAGCTCTAACTAG
- the LOC105166167 gene encoding ricin B-like lectin R40G3, whose amino-acid sequence MDYPHGHHHHHHHHRDQREEEEYPPPARPPPPPFYGENEPPPPFPPPPNVYHTSHTGPGPDYSPPFPPPPQVYHSSHTGPGPDYYPPPPPPTFPDYSPPPPPAVDSPHHHHNHMPHFPSGFAHHTHHSVDEFANKPSVKMYCKAETNYSLSIRDGKVILARSDPSDPFQHWIKDEKFSTRVKDEEGFPSFALINKATGQAMKHSIGATHPVQLIPYNPNALDESILWTESKDLGDGYRAIRMVNNIRLNVDAFHGDKNHGGVRDGSLIVLWEWKKGDNQRWKIVPY is encoded by the exons ATGGACTACCCTCAcggccaccaccaccaccaccatcaccacCGTGATCagagagaagaggaagaatATCCTCCGCCGGCACGACCACCCCCGCCTCCTTTCTACGGCGAAAATGAGCCCCCGCCACCGTTTCCTCCACCTCCAAATGTCTACCACACCTCCCACACGGGTCCCGGACCAGACTACTCGCCACCGTTTCCTCCACCTCCACAAGTCTACCACTCCTCCCACACGGGCCCCGGGCCAGACTACTACCCTCCTCCGCCACCACCCACCTTCCCTGATTACTCTCCGCCGCCACCCCCAGCCGTAGACAGcccacatcatcatcataatcatATGCCCCACTTTCCGTCGGGTTTCGCCCACCACACCCACCACAGTGTCGACGAATTTGCTAATAAACCCTCTGTTAAGATGTACTGCAAGGCGGAAACCAACTACTCCTTGAGTATACGTGATGGTAAGGTGATTCTTGCCCGATCCGATCCATCTGACCCTTTCCAG CATTGGATTAAAGATGAGAAGTTCAGCACGAGAGTGAAGGACGAAGAGGGGTTTCCCAGCTTTGCTTTGATCAACAAAGCCACTGGACAGGCCATGAAGCACTCTATTGGGGCTACCCACCCT GTCCAGTTGATTCCTTACAATCCTAATGCTCTTGATGAGTCCATTTTGTGGACGGAAAGCAAGGACCTGGGCGACGGTTACCGAGCCATAAGGATGGTGAACAACATTCGCCTGAATGTGGATGCTTTCCATGGAGATAAAAACCATGGCGGTGTTCGTGATGGCTCTCTAATCGTTCTTTGGGAATGGAAGAAGGGTGATAATCAACGATGGAAGATCGTTCCCTACT GA